TGGTCCTGGCATCGCTGATACCTTTGACATCACAGAGCCTGCCTGTTCAGGCTATTGAGCAAGAAGTGCAAAACAAAGGGCAGCTCCATATGAAGCTGGAAGAATACACACAAGCCTTTGTCCGACAGGACGCCAAAGCACTTGCCAATCTATGGACCGAAGACGGCACTTTTACAGATAGCAACGGTCAGAGATTTAAGGGTCGCAGTGAAATTGAGCAGGCCTTTAAGCAAATTTTTGCCGGTCAAAAGCCCACACCAATCACTCTCACCGTAGACAATCTGCGCTTTGTCGCCCAGGATGTGGCAGTCGAAGACGGTCATGCCACGACACCTGGCGCCCAGGGTACGACCTACACTGTGGTGCACGTTAACCGTGGCGGTGAATGGCAGATGCTGGACGCTGTAGAGTGTCAGGACAATGCCCGGGAGACTCTCAAAGACCTGGACTGGCTCATTGGCGAATGGCAAATCAAAGAACTAGAAAAAGTGCTAATGACTGTTTCGGTCAAAGCCAATAGCCCCAAAAACTTTTTAGAGTTGACCTATCGCGATCCATCGGGCACTCTGGTCAACAAAGAATTAATTGGTGTAGACCCAGCAAGTGGCAATCTTACTTCCTGGACCTTCCATAGCTCTGGCGGTGTAGGACGGTCCATCTGGCACCGCACAGACAGTGGCTGGTTAAAACAGTCGCGCAGTAGAGAAGCTAATGGTGCTCTTGGGCGTGCGACCTATGTATTGCATCCAGATAGTCCAGATAGATTTACTTACTCGTCCAGCGAACGCTATCTCTCGGGGCACAGTCTCGATAACATCAAAAATCTTGTCGGAGTCAAAACTGCTGAGGCTGCCAAACAATGAATACACTTAAAACAATTTTGCTAGGCACTACACTCAGTGCACTGATGCTCTCATCGCTCACCACCATTGAGCCAGCCAACGCCAGAGGCGGTGGCGGTCATGGCGGCGGCGGCGGCGGGTTTCGCGGGGGTGGCGACTTTGACCGCGGCGGCGACCGGGGCTTTGGTGATAGAGGATTTGGCGATAGAGGTCTCGGCGACAGAGGCTTTGGCGATCGTGGATTGGGTGATGACCGCTTTGGCCGAGGCGATGATGGTCCGCTAAACCATGTCAGTGAGTCTGCACTGCGCGACGGTGCTGACCGCACTTACGGTGGGCTGGCCACTGACGGCATGCGCATGGACGCTGGCTATGGCCGCAACCTGGGCGGAGTGACGCGCAATATGACCGACGGCTATTTAGCCGATCGCGGCTCCTATTTGCGCAATAACTTCAACCGTTACGATGCTTTTAGACCAGGATTTTGGGCTAATCATCCCAATGCCTGGTGGTACAGAGGTTGGGGTGATGGCTATGCCTGGGGAGGATACGGCGGCTGGGACGACTTGGCTGGCTACTGGGGCGTACCGGCTTCAGATACCCCGACAGAGTACGACTACGGGGACAATATCACCTACCAAAACGATGATGTCTACTACGGTTCACAGCCAGTAGCAAGCACAGCCGATTATTATGCCCAGGCACAGACTCTAGCTACGACCCCACCCAATCTCATTGTCAAAGGTGGTCAACCCACCAATACAGGACCGGCATCGAGCTGGAAGCCGCTTGGGGTCTACAGCTTGAGCCAAAACGGTGAGCCTTCAACGACTATGTTTCAACTAGCTGTCAACAAAGACGGCACTATCCGCGGTAATTTTTACGACAGCC
Above is a window of Candidatus Obscuribacter sp. DNA encoding:
- a CDS encoding SgcJ/EcaC family oxidoreductase, which codes for MSLSKAIFKASLVLASLIPLTSQSLPVQAIEQEVQNKGQLHMKLEEYTQAFVRQDAKALANLWTEDGTFTDSNGQRFKGRSEIEQAFKQIFAGQKPTPITLTVDNLRFVAQDVAVEDGHATTPGAQGTTYTVVHVNRGGEWQMLDAVECQDNARETLKDLDWLIGEWQIKELEKVLMTVSVKANSPKNFLELTYRDPSGTLVNKELIGVDPASGNLTSWTFHSSGGVGRSIWHRTDSGWLKQSRSREANGALGRATYVLHPDSPDRFTYSSSERYLSGHSLDNIKNLVGVKTAEAAKQ